The following nucleotide sequence is from Zea mays cultivar B73 chromosome 1, Zm-B73-REFERENCE-NAM-5.0, whole genome shotgun sequence.
AACATGATCCATTAAGTTCAGTCCATGGAGAAGAATTTGGAAAAGTTGGGCACCTCTTCGGTGCAGATTCTTTCTGTGGCTTGCTAAGAATAATCGATGTTGGACAGTGGATCGTCTTGCCAAATGTGGTCTCCGTCACCTGGAGGTCTGTCCCTTGTCTGACCAAGTTGATGAGACCCTCCAACACATTCTCCCTCGGTTGTGTCTTTTCCAGTCAGGTCTGGGTCTTGATCCTGCAATCTTTGAACTTGGCTGACATTGCCCTCTTGGTGGCTGATTCGTGTTTTTTCCCTGGTGGGCACTGGGCACTCTCTGTCAAGCTGGTGCCCAAAATTATGCTTAAGGGGCTTAACACACACTGTATTTTAGTGGCCTGGGAAATCTGGAAATTCAGAGGCATGAGTCTTTGGGTATTTTCTCTTCTAGGTCCTACTACATGGTTCTGTTTATGGGCTTCATCACCTTTGAACCATGAAAAAGACTTTGGAAATCTTGGGCTCCTCCAAAATGCAAGACCTTTTTATGGTTGGCCATGTAGAACAAGTGTTGGACAGCTGACAGACTGCAAAAGAGGTCTTCCTCATCCGGAAGCATGCCCTTTTTGTGACCAAGAGCAAGAAACGGTACAACATTTGTTGACTAGTTGTGCCTTCACCAGGCAGTTTTGGTACaacattctctccccctttggtatgggCCGGCTCACTCCCGGGCCAGAGGAAACTACACTTGCTGACTGGTGGAGAGAAGTGGGCAATCGAGTGCACAAAGGCTTTAGAAAGGACGTCAATAACGCCATTATCTTGGGAGCATTGCTTATGGTTACATCAAAACATAGTTATTTTCGATGGAGAATCTCGGACCATTGGCAAGGTGCAGAGAAGCTTCCTAGATGAGCTAGCTTTATGGGTCTTGGCTGGTGCCAAACACCTCTGGAGCCTAGCTCTTGCTGCTGCTCGTAGTGCAGCAAGGTTGTTTTAGTAATTTTTGGTCGCCCTTTTGTACCTTTCCTTATGGATCCATTTATTTATGCCTATTGTTGGCCACCATAGGGAGGCTTTTGTACCGGTCCTCTTGGACCTTAATccctttcttcttaatataatgagacACAGTTCTCCTGCGTTTTTCGAGAAAAAAAGAAACCTGTGTGTGTTTAAGGGCTCCCAGCCAAATATTCAACTCCTCCATAGAATAAGAAGTGAGGGCCTTCTTTCGTGTGCTGCTGGAGCTTCTGAGTTGCATGAGCTCCTTAGTAGGTCGCTAACCCCAGCTGGTTAGGTGTTGGAAGTCCTGGTCATTTATGTTGTTTCTTATGTAAATCCCCTTAGGGGCATGTATTGTACTCAGGTTGGGTAGCTTTGACCTTTTCCAACTGTTTTCCTACTAAAATGAAATGACACACAGCTCTTCTGCGTCGTTCGAGAATTTTTTGTTACACAGTGTGCATTTGTGCTATTTAGTTTAATATAGTTTGTTAATTGCAAAATTTCCAGTCATAATTCATACTTCAGTTGACCTTGATATAGCTTCATGTGTTTATTAGCCTTACAAACTATTAATTACCTTGCTTGTTATTTAAGTTTTCTTAGATTTTCTTGTTCTATAATTCAGCATCAACAAAATCTTGAGGAGCAGGAGCCATTGTCTTCAATTTTTGATGGATCATCTCCAGCCTCTGCAATTGTTGCAGTAGACACAAATCTGGATACTTCCACACCTGACACATATCGAGCGCCGCCTGCACCCTTGCCTTATGATGTTATTTTGGCAGTCCCAAATAACCCTGGTAAATAATTGACTAGCAGTTATATGACTGATGATTATTAACTATTCTTACTGTCTTAATGGTTGATCTTAGGTTTTGGAAACTCTGTAGGTTTGGAGAAGCCAGACACTAAGAGCAAAACTGATGACCAACAAGAGTCCATAAATGATCAGGAGTCTTTAAAGGTGGATGAGTCATGTAAGAAAAGTGTCACTGAAGATAAGGCTGATGAGGAGGATGTTTGCCCTATCTGCCTTGAAGGTTGTGTTTCTCTTGTTCACTGAAAAATTTATTTGCATAGTTTTTTTTTCTTCCTCAAACACGCAGGAGACCTGCGCATATTCTATTAAAGAAAGCTGTCCCCTCACGATCCTTACAAACAACCATTCTAACTCCCACTAAGAGACCAGAAGGGTTGTAACACTGAGAAAAAGATCTCCCAAGCAAACTAGGCTAACGACCCAATAAAGACTACATCTTGCTGCCATCACGATCTAGGCCCAGGAATTAGAGCTTTTTGGCTCCAACAAGACCCCAAATTTTCTCAACTCTCCCTTGAAGAATTTATGTGCAATCTGTAATTCTGTAGGGAGGTGGGAATTCCATAAGGTTCAAGCCCCCAAAATCACAGTGCTATTAAATTCCTTCCTTTGAGCTTTGTTAATGTggcaacttgcttctctccaccaTTCAACAAAGCTTGGTTCAGATTGCCTGGGAGTAACACACCCAAGACTAGCAGATGCTAGTACCATGTCCTTTTGTTAGCGTGATGTATAGGACCACGGGCCCAGGGGGGTTCGGCTGCAACCCTAGGGAGTGCGGCTGCTGTCGCCTCCCTCCCTGGTTTTGGTAGTGTTGGTTATGTTTGGCAAGGATTCCCTAGATTAGCTCTTTCCTTTCTAGATTAGATCTTTCCTATTCCTGGGACATCCTTGCCTATATGTACTGAGCCTTGGGCTCCCTCCATAATCAATCTACTATCTTTCCCAGCCATCCTCTTTCATGGTATCACGAGACCGGGACTTTTCTCTCTCGCCCTTCCGCTGCCCCTGCGCACACTAGCTGTGCATCGGTATGGTTGGGACTCCTCCCCCCTCCCTCGTCGATCCTGCCGATCAGCCTCGCCAAGACGGGATGCTCCTTCGCAGACCAACGCCGAGGCTCGCCGCGCCCTCCGCGAGGCTGCTCTGGCCGCCGCTCAGGCAGTTGAGCAGGAAGTCGCCGACGCCTCCAACGAGCGCGACGCCGCCGCGGAGCGCGTCCGCGCTGCCCTCGCTCGGGCGGTCAAGGCctgggccgccgccgccgccgccgcggttgATCGCGTCGAACAGCCTCACGCGGGCGGCGAAATGAGTGTCACCCACGCCATGGTGCTCCACGAGGCCGCTGCCGTCCTCAACCTCCACGCTCAGGCGGTCTCCGTGCAGAACGCACGCAGCCTGGTGCTGACCGTCCTCGACACCGCCGACAACTACCCCCTACCCCCGTTGGCGCGAGCAGTTCCTCCTCGCCGTCACCAAATACTCGCTGCTAGACCACGTCCACAGCGACTCCGTCTCGGCCCTTGCTGACTGGACTCGGATGGACGCCGTCGTCAAGTCATGGCTCTACAACACGGTCTCCGCTGACCTCGCCGACGCCATCGACTTGGGCGGCGAAGCGGaatgtggagctcgtggaggagctggcgtaGCCAAGAAGCCTCAGCAACACCATTGGCGACATCGCGATACTCAACTTCTGCACTAGAGCGAGAGACAATATTCTGACGCTTGGAGGACCAGGAGACCAAGTTGTCGCCGAGGTACACAGCATAGCCCGAGGTGGACTTGCGCGTATCGGGACAGCCAACCCAGTCAGCATCAGAGTAAACCACCAaatcatctctcgtcacgttgTCTTCGACGAGTCCACCTTCCCTTTCGCCGAGCAGCCCTCACCGCCCACGGCTGCGGACTTCACCTTTTTAGATGAATTCTCTAACTCGACAGTCCCTCCTATAGGACCGCCGACCATGTCTTCTGCAGGATCTCCAGGTTCTCGTGGTGCTGTTCTTTCTGCGCCCCCAGTCCCCCCGGGGTTCCTCGCACTCCCGGGTGCTGTGCCACGCGCGGCCTTGACTCCCTCCTCGCCGATCGAGGCGCTGCTGTCCTCGCCACGACCAGTCGTGACCTCGACCACtcccgcgccacgcgcggccacgCTGGCCTCCTCCGCACTCCCACGCCGGCCTCCTCCGCACTCCCACGTGCGGGACAGCCGGGCTTCCCCGCGTTGCCACGCGCGGCACCGTCTCCACCAGGCGCGCAGCCCCCAGTTCTGCGCGTCTACTCCAGGCGCCCCAAGCCAGTCGCCCCAGCACTGACTGGACCGGCTCCTGCGCCAGCCCCTGCAGCACCGGCTGCTCCTCCAGCACCCGTCCCTCTTCCCTGGGGTGCTGTCGCCGTCCCACCCACGGTCAACCAGCATCACATGGTGACTCGGGCCAAGGACGACTTTCGCTTGCCGGTGCTGTACCATGCTGCGCCCCTGTCTCCGGTTCCGAAGACCTTCCATAGTGCCCTTGCCGATCCCAATTGGTGGGCTGCTATGGAGGAAGAGCATATAGCGCTTCTCCAGAACCAGACTTGGGACTTGGTTCCTCGGCCCCGACATGCCAACACTGTCACGAGCAAGTGGATCTTGAAGCACAAGT
It contains:
- the LOC100281881 gene encoding probable E3 ubiquitin-protein ligase RHB1A isoform X1 — encoded protein: MGGCCCCSSRTSEAVRARAPVDIYHQQNLEEQEPLSSIFDGSSPASAIVAVDTNLDTSTPDTYRAPPAPLPYDVILAVPNNPGFGNSVGLEKPDTKSKTDDQQESINDQESLKVDESCKKSVTEDKADEEDVCPICLEEYDEENPRSITKCEHHFHLCCILEWMERKDTCPVCDQPVLLQITLVDEMFE
- the LOC100281881 gene encoding Probable E3 ubiquitin-protein ligase RHB1A isoform 2 (isoform 2 is encoded by transcript variant 2), which produces MGGCCCCSSRTSEAVRARAPVDIYHQQNLEEQEPLSSIFDGSSPASAIVAVDTNLDTSTPDTYRAPPAPLPYDVILAVPNNPGFGNSVGLEKPDTKSKTDDQQESINDQESLKVDESCKKSVTEDKADEEDVCPICLEEYDEENPRSITKCEHHFHLCCILEWMERKDTCPVCDQITLVDEMFE
- the LOC100281881 gene encoding Probable E3 ubiquitin-protein ligase RHB1A isoform 4 (isoform 4 is encoded by transcript variant 6), yielding MLVHQQNLEEQEPLSSIFDGSSPASAIVAVDTNLDTSTPDTYRAPPAPLPYDVILAVPNNPGFGNSVGLEKPDTKSKTDDQQESINDQESLKVDESCKKSVTEDKADEEDVCPICLEEYDEENPRSITKCEHHFHLCCILEWMERKDTCPVCDQITLVDEMFE
- the LOC100281881 gene encoding probable E3 ubiquitin-protein ligase RHB1A isoform X5 translates to MLVHQQNLEEQEPLSSIFDGSSPASAIVAVDTNLDTSTPDTYRAPPAPLPYDVILAVPNNPGFGNSVGLEKPDTKSKTDDQQESINDQESLKVDESCKKSVTEDKADEEDVCPICLEEYDEENPRSITKCEHHFHLCCILEWMERKDTCPVCDQPVLLQITLVDEMFE
- the LOC100281881 gene encoding Probable E3 ubiquitin-protein ligase RHB1A isoform 5 (isoform 5 is encoded by transcript variant 7), with protein sequence MLVHQQNLEEQEPLSSIFDGSSPASAIVAVDTNLDTSTPDTYRAPPAPLPYDVILAVPNNPGLEKPDTKSKTDDQQESINDQESLKVDESCKKSVTEDKADEEDVCPICLEEYDEENPRSITKCEHHFHLCCILEWMERKDTCPVCDQITLVDEMFE
- the LOC100281881 gene encoding Probable E3 ubiquitin-protein ligase RHB1A isoform 1 (isoform 1 is encoded by transcript variant 3) — protein: MGGCCCCSSRTSEAVRARAPVDIYHQQNLEEQEPLSSIFDGSSPASAIVAVDTNLDTSTPDTYRAPPAPLPYDVILAVPNNPGLEKPDTKSKTDDQQESINDQESLKVDESCKKSVTEDKADEEDVCPICLEEYDEENPRSITKCEHHFHLCCILEWMERKDTCPVCDQITLVDEMFE
- the LOC100281881 gene encoding Probable E3 ubiquitin-protein ligase RHB1A isoform 3 (isoform 3 is encoded by transcript variant 5), whose amino-acid sequence is MGGCCCCSSRTSEAVRARAPVDIYHQQNLEEQEPLSSIFDGSSPASAIVAVDTNLDTSTPDTYRAPPAPLPYDVILAVPNNPGLEKPDTKSKTDDQQESINDQESLKVDESCKKSVTEDKADEEDVCPICLEEYDEENPRSITKCEHHFHLCCILEWMERKDTCPVCDQPVLLQITLVDEMFE